A window of the Cucurbita pepo subsp. pepo cultivar mu-cu-16 chromosome LG01, ASM280686v2, whole genome shotgun sequence genome harbors these coding sequences:
- the LOC111792487 gene encoding pumilio homolog 1-like, giving the protein MVTDTYNKLGTDISLRSALKSGDYGEDLGMLMRQQRQQHEAMSDREKELSLCRSGSAPPTVEGSLNAVGGMFNAYDLLGFNKSTGKGFISDEELRSDPAYVNYYYSNVNLNPRLPPPLLSKEDWRFAQRLHGGGTGGLGGIGDRWEGGRVVGGGGGGGGDEGVNGNGSLFMLQPGVGTNEDSGIESRRVGGDWTGDGLIGLPGLGLGSRKKSIAEILQDDLSNGISISRHPSRPTSRNAFDDTLEASESQFGYLHQDMATMGGNKQGMSAVQTSHPHTYASAVGASLSRTATPDPQLVARALSPRIPPVGGGRVSGTVDKRNACGPNSFNGVSLKGSESPDLVSSFSGMNLSSNGILGDESHLQSDIQQEIDDHRNFFNLQSEQNDMKMYLSHKNSESGKFHMHSPSQSTRGSHQNNSLVLGVDHAEFNKQAVSSPTSYMKGPYKQTLDNARGSPSHNQNIDNANSSFLNYGFGGYTTHPPVSSIVGTTHLGSGNLPPLYENAAAASAMGMSGMNTRAFSGLALGSNMLETANEFQKNNRLENHNAMNAMQLPALDPSYIQYLGSNDYAAAAAAAAQVAGISDPPLDGESLMGNGYMDLLGVQKAYLGALLSSQNSQYVLPYYGKSGSLNQNYYGNPGFGLGMSYPGSPLAGSLLPGSPVGSGNAINHIGKALRFSSGMRNLAGGGMGGWHSEAGGNMNGGFVSSLLDEFKNNKSRCFELSEIAGHVFEFSSDQYGSRFIQQKLETASEEEKDMVFHEIMPQALSLMTDVFGNYVVQKFFEHGTASQIRELADQLNGHVLALSLQMYGCRVIQKAIEVVNVDQQTKMVTELDGHIMRCVRDQNGNHVVQKCIECIPEDAIQFIVSTFYDQVVTLSTHPYGCRVIQRVLEHCHNPKTQHIMMDEIFLNVCMLAQDQYGNYVVQHVLEHGKPHERSAIIKKLTGQIVQMSQQKFASNVIEKCLTFGTSAERQALVNEMLGTTDENEPLQVMMKDQFANYVVQKVLETCDDQQLELILNRIKVHLNALKKYTYGKHIVARVEKLVAAGERRISILTPKPAQMVG; this is encoded by the exons ATGGTCACCGATACTTATAATAAATTGGGTACCGATATTTCACTGCGATCGGCGCTGAAAAGTGGCGATTATGGTGAAGATTTGGGGATGTTGATGCGGCAGCAAAGGCAACAGCATGAAGCTATGAGTGACAGAGAGAAGGAGCTCAGCCTTTGCCGGAGTGGCTCTGCACCGCCGACCGTGGAGGGCTCTTTAAATGCCGTCGGAGGTATGTTTAATGCTTACGACTTATTGGGATTCAACAAAAGTACTGGGAAAGGTTTTATCTCTGATGAAGAGCTTCGTTCTGATCCTGCTTATGTTAACTATTACTATTCTAATGTGAATCTGAACCCTCGCCTTCCGCCGCCGCTGCTGTCCAAGGAGGATTGGCGGTTTGCGCAGCGGTTGCACGGCGGAGGCACTGGGGGATTGGGAGGAATTGGAGATAGGTGGGAAGGTGGTAGAGttgttggtggtggtggcggtggtggtggtgatgaaGGGGTTAATGGGAATGGCTCACTTTTCATGTTGCAGCCTGGAGTTGGAACCAATGAGGATTCTGGTATTGAATCTAGGCGGGTCGGTGGCGATTGGACCGGCGATGGCCTTATTGGGCTGCCGGGGCTGGGACTTGGGAGTAGGAAGAAAAGCATTGCTGAGATCCTTCAG GATGATTTAAGCAATGGAATATCCATCTCCCGACACCCTTCTCGTCCGACTAGCCGCAATGCATTTGACGACACGCTCGAAGCTTCAGAAAGCCAATTTGGTTACTTACATCAAGATATGGCAACAATGGGTGGGAACAAACAGGGGATGTCTGCAGTCCAAACCTCTCACCCTCATACTTATGCATCAGCTGTAGGAGCCTCCTTGTCAAGAACTGCAACTCCCGACCCTCAACTCGTAGCAAGAGCTCTGAGTCCTCGTATTCCTCCAGTAGGTGGTGGGAGGGTATCCGGCACTGTGGATAAAAGAAATGCTTGCGGTCCGAATTCTTTCAATGGTGTTTCACTGAAGGGGAGCGAATCTCCAGACCTGGTGTCTTCTTTTTCTGGCATGAATTTGTCATCAAATGGTATTCTAGGTGATGAAAGCCACTTGCAGTCGGATATTCAGCAGGAGATCGATGATCATCGTAACTTCTTCAACCTGCAAAGTgaacaaaatgatatgaaaatgtatttaagTCATAAGAACTCGGAATCTGGGAAGTTTCATATGCATTCACCTTCTCAGTCAACTAGAGGGTCTCATCAGAACAATTCTCTCGTGTTGGGTGTCGATCATGCGGAATTCAATAAGCAAGCTGTTTCTTCGCCTACTTCGTATATGAAGGGGCCATATAAACAAACACTTGATAACGCACGAGGTTCGCCATCTCACAATCAGAATATCGATAATGctaattcttctttcttgaatTATGGATTCGGTGGCTATACGACTCATCCCCCAGTTTCCTCCATTGTTGGGACGACCCATCTTGGCAGTGGTAATTTACCACCGCTGTATGAGAACGCTGCTGCTGCATCAGCAATGGGAATGAGTGGCATGAATACTAGAGCATTCAGTGGATTAGCTTTAGGATCAAATATGTTAGAGACAGCCAACGAATTTCAAAAGAACAACAGGTTGGAAAATCATAATGCAATGAATGCTATGCAGTTACCTGCATTGGATCCATCTTACATTCAATATTTGGGATCAAACGATTacgctgctgctgctgctgctgcagctCAGGTGGCCGGGATTAGTGACCCCCCTTTGGATGGTGAAAGCTTGATGGGTAATGGATATATGGATTTATTGGGAGTCCAGAAAGCCTACCTGGGAGCATTGCTTTCATCTCAAAATTCTCAATATGTTCTTCCCTATTATGGTAAATCTGGAAGTTTAAATCAAAACTACTATGGCAACCCCGGATTCGGTCTTGGCATGTCGTATCCTGGAAGTCCGTTAGCTGGATCCCTTCTTCCTGGCTCTCCTGTTGGGTCTGGTAATGCTATCAACCACATCGGTAAGGCCTTGCGCTTCTCTTCGGGAATGAGAAATTTAGCTGGAGGTGGCATGGGAGGTTGGCATTCTGAAGCTGGTGGCAATATGAATGGAGGTTTTGTGTCTTCTTTGCTGGATGagtttaaaaacaataaaagcaGATGCTTTGAACTTTCAGAAATTGCTGGGCATGTTTTCGAGTTCAG CTCCGATCAATATGGTAGTCGTTTCATTCAACAGAAACTTGAAACTGCTTCTGAGGAAGAGAAAGACATGGTTTTCCATGAAATTATGCCACAAGCTCTTTCCTTAATGACCGACGTTTTCGGTAATTATGTCGTTCAGAAG TTTTTTGAGCACGGAACTGCATCTCAAATAAGGGAACTAGCTGATCAACTCAACGGACACGTGCTAGCACTCAGCCTTCAAATGTACGGTTGCCGAGTGATTCAAAAG GCAATTGAAGTCGTCAACGTCGACCAGCAGACTAAAATGGTTACAGAACTAGATGGTCATATCATGCGTTGTGTTCGTGACCAAAATGGGAACCATGTTGTGCAGAAGTGTATCGAATGCATTCCTGAGGACGCAATTCAGTTCATTGTCTCAACATTTTATGACCAAGTCGTGACATTGTCGACTCATCCGTATGGTTGTCGTGTTATTCAG AGAGTTCTTGAGCACTGCCACAACCCAAAAACACAGCATATAATGATGGATGAGATTTTTCTGAATGTCTGCATGTTGGCTCAAGATCAGTATGGAAACTATGTTGTGCAG CATGTCCTGGAGCACGGGAAGCCACACGAACGTTCTGCTATTATTAAGAAGTTAACTGGGCAGATAGTTCAAATGAGTCAACAGAAATTTGCCTCGAATGTCATTGAGAAATGCCTAACCTTTGGAACTTCTGCTGAACGCCAGGCCTTGGTGAACGAGATGCTCGGTACCACTGATGAAAACGAGCCCCTTCAG GTTATGATGAAGGATCAGTTTGCAAACTACGTTGTACAGAAAGTGCTGGAAACTTGTGATGACCAGCAACTTGAACTAATTCTTAACAGGATAAAAGTTCATCTAAATGCTTTGAAGAAGTATACCTATGGTAAGCACATAGTCGCTCGTGTGGAGAAACTCGTCGCTGCTGGAG AGAGGAGGATTAGCATTCTGACTCCGAAGCCAGCACAAATGGTGGGTTAG
- the LOC111778474 gene encoding probable E3 ubiquitin-protein ligase RHC2A, which translates to MSSMAAASSYWCYRCSRFVRASNQESVVCPDCNSGFVEQIDHPLSLRNMETAPRRRFPASAMYMIGHRSNSGQNLGSAIRRPRRNGGDRSPFNPVIVLRGPPDGSEGGESRRFELYYDDGTGSGLRPLPPSMSEFLLGSGFDRLLEQLSQIEMNSIGQFETPPASKSAIESMPTIRICENHLETESHCAVCKEAFELGNEAREMPCTHIYHSDCILPWLSIRNSCPVCRHELPSDNPDSLDAAEIGVNGGSITSNVDENGGLTIWRLPGGGFAVGRFHGGRRGGERELPVVYTEVDGAFTNGGVPRRVSIGSRRGRGREGGGWRRFVRNMFGCFRQQQPMRSSAAYTSSSSPDSGPSRSSSSRPLPQMNTEPRQRRTWSMEVNSGTISW; encoded by the coding sequence ATGTCGTCGATGGCGGCGGCGTCGTCCTACTGGTGTTATCGATGCAGTCGATTTGTTAGGGCTTCGAATCAGGAATCTGTTGTGTGCCCTGATTGTAATAGTGGGTTCGTTGAACAAATTGATCATCCATTGAGCTTGCGGAATATGGAAACGGCGCCGCGGAGGAGGTTTCCAGCGTCGGCGATGTATATGATTGGTCATCGGTCGAATTCGGGGCAGAATTTGGGATCTGCGATTCGGAGACCTCGAAGGAATGGAGGGGATCGATCGCCGTTTAATCCTGTCATAGTTCTTCGTGGGCCGCCTGATGGAAGTGAAGGTGGAGAAAGTCGTCGGTTCGAGCTTTATTACGATGATGGTACTGGTTCTGGCCTGAGACCTCTGCCTCCGAGTATGTCGGAGTTTTTGTTAGGGTCAGGGTTTGATAGGCTTCTGGAGCAACTTTCTCAGATTGAAATGAACAGCATTGGGCAATTTGAAACCCCACCAGCGTCCAAATCTGCGATTGAGTCAATGCCCACTATTCGAATCTGTGAAAATCATTTGGAAACTGAGTCGCACTGTGCTGTTTGTAAAGAGGCATTCGAATTGGGAAACGAAGCACGGGAGATGCCCTGCACGCACATCTACCATTCTGATTGCATTCTACCTTGGCTTTCAATTCGAAATTCCTGTCCGGTATGTCGCCACGAACTGCCTTCGGATAACCCAGACTCTTTGGATGCTGCTGAAATTGGCGTGAATGGGGGTTCGATTACCTCAAATGTGGATGAGAATGGGGGGTTAACCATATGGAGGCTCCCAGGTGGGGGGTTTGCGGTAGGGCGGTTCCATGGGGGGAGGAGAGGTGGGGAGAGAGAGCTCCCTGTTGTGTACACCGAGGTGGATGGTGCTTTTACAAATGGCGGCGTTCCTAGAAGGGTATCAATTGGATCGAGACGCGGGAGAGGGAGGGAAGGAGGCGGGTGGAGGCGCTTTGTTCGCAATATGTTTGGATGTTTCAGGCAGCAACAACCAATGAGGTCGTCTGCGGCATATACTTCAAGTTCCAGCCCTGATTCTGGTCCTTCAAGGAGTAGTAGTAGTAGACCACTCCCGCAGATGAACACAGAGCCAAGGCAACGGCGGACATGGTCTATGGAGGTTAACAGCGGGACAATCAGCTGGTGA